Proteins co-encoded in one Geothermobacter hydrogeniphilus genomic window:
- a CDS encoding ABC transporter ATP-binding protein: MKTFFQIYQHFSPELKRRFWLLFFGMVFLAVVETVTVGIIAFYAAAISDPQATYDAFMGYHFILLDPSQLFPGFSIKLMIALFSLLLIIAVVIKNILSGVVTYHIAKFSAATESHFGSRLLDSFLNRDYQWHLNKNSADLVQKVNWRHFLGRYFITSCLKMTAEIAMLMVLLAGLLLVQPLVSLLFIATQGVAGIVVYRFLRKGLDHSARGCQEAETILNRTATCALHAIKDVQISGARKYFVDGFQEWGTRFSTLFGKQQFWQESPLLALESLGFVMIAGAILFMLFGLEYSPLETTGTTALLAVTAWRTLPAFNRVVSSMAGMRTAMPYVSSLLEEMSEMSDLRSSGEGTVGEKTISFVSAIKFVNVSFSYDGHRSVLQALNFEIPCGKSLGIVGPSGSGKSTLIDLLTGLLWPQGGEIRIDDKLLSEENVHSWRKSIGYVPQFPYILDGTLAENIAFGQAAQDIDRERVVEVCRMAAIDFLDQLSDGIDSIIGERGIKLSGGQRQRVAIARALYRCPKLIIFDEATSALDEDKDFEIRQLILQLKGKQTLVIVSHRPSTIAECDNIVKIDRLL; this comes from the coding sequence ATGAAAACCTTTTTTCAGATTTATCAGCACTTTTCACCAGAGTTAAAGCGCCGCTTTTGGTTGCTTTTCTTTGGCATGGTGTTTTTGGCCGTTGTGGAGACGGTTACGGTTGGCATTATTGCTTTCTACGCGGCGGCAATCTCTGACCCTCAGGCGACTTATGACGCTTTCATGGGGTATCATTTTATTTTGCTTGATCCCTCCCAGTTGTTTCCGGGTTTTTCCATAAAACTGATGATAGCTCTGTTCAGCTTATTGTTAATAATTGCCGTTGTCATAAAAAACATTCTAAGTGGTGTAGTCACCTACCATATCGCGAAATTCAGTGCTGCGACAGAGAGTCATTTTGGCAGTCGGCTGTTGGATTCATTTTTGAATCGAGATTATCAATGGCATTTGAATAAAAACAGTGCCGATCTTGTCCAGAAGGTGAATTGGCGTCATTTTCTGGGTCGCTACTTTATCACCTCCTGTTTGAAAATGACGGCTGAGATTGCCATGTTGATGGTACTGCTTGCGGGGTTGCTGCTTGTCCAGCCCCTGGTCTCCCTCCTGTTTATAGCAACGCAGGGGGTTGCTGGTATTGTTGTCTATCGGTTTTTACGTAAAGGTCTGGATCATAGCGCTCGTGGTTGCCAGGAAGCAGAAACCATTCTCAACCGGACGGCCACCTGCGCTTTACATGCAATCAAAGATGTGCAGATAAGTGGGGCTCGGAAATATTTTGTCGACGGTTTTCAGGAATGGGGAACGCGTTTTTCCACGTTGTTTGGCAAACAGCAATTCTGGCAGGAGTCTCCACTGCTGGCTTTGGAGTCTCTCGGTTTCGTCATGATCGCCGGGGCAATTTTGTTTATGCTGTTTGGATTGGAATATTCACCGCTTGAGACCACTGGAACAACCGCTCTTCTGGCCGTTACCGCGTGGCGAACCCTGCCGGCATTCAATCGTGTAGTGTCCTCAATGGCCGGCATGCGGACGGCTATGCCTTATGTGAGCTCGTTACTGGAGGAGATGTCGGAGATGTCTGACTTGCGCAGTTCCGGGGAGGGGACTGTGGGGGAAAAAACGATCTCTTTCGTAAGTGCGATTAAGTTTGTAAATGTGTCTTTTTCCTATGATGGACACCGGTCAGTTTTGCAGGCGTTGAATTTTGAAATTCCTTGCGGAAAGTCCTTGGGGATTGTGGGACCGTCCGGAAGTGGGAAAAGTACTTTGATTGACCTTTTAACGGGCCTTCTGTGGCCTCAAGGCGGGGAAATTAGAATCGACGATAAATTGTTGAGCGAGGAGAATGTTCATTCCTGGCGGAAAAGCATAGGCTATGTGCCTCAATTTCCTTATATCCTCGATGGAACACTTGCCGAAAATATTGCTTTTGGCCAGGCCGCCCAAGATATTGATCGAGAAAGAGTTGTCGAAGTATGTCGAATGGCGGCGATCGATTTTTTGGACCAGCTGTCTGATGGTATTGACAGCATCATTGGTGAGCGTGGAATTAAACTTTCTGGAGGGCAACGACAGCGCGTGGCTATTGCACGTGCCTTGTATCGGTGTCCAAAACTCATCATATTTGATGAAGCAACCAGTGCCCTTGATGAAGATAAGGATTTTGAAATCCGTCAGCTGATTTTACAACTAAAGGGGAAGCAAACACTTGTTATTGTGTCACACCGTCCTTCAACTATTGCAGAATGTGACAATATTGTAAAAATCGATAGATTGTTGTGA
- a CDS encoding decaprenyl-phosphate phosphoribosyltransferase — MKAYLQLLRPHQWLKNLMLLFPPFLGGTLLVGQYSSGQLLWPLVAFCLGSSASYILNDICDVEQDRLHARKKHRPLAAGKVGIHRAVVLAVVFVVVAAACAWWVSAGFLMFLLLYLGISLSYSLWLKDLPLIELFCVVSGFVLRLLAGGEAYGVVISDWLFLSVFLLALFLVSGKRLSELRYEGGETPGHIRPVLTCYPKGFLEGCMLLSGSAVLVTYTMYVISHQSTIWVVPLSCFGLLAFWMRVLSGRGGDPTRALLRDPILFIVGFLWVLLVGWGIYVGS; from the coding sequence ATGAAAGCTTATCTTCAACTTCTTCGGCCGCACCAGTGGCTCAAGAATCTGATGCTGCTGTTTCCGCCCTTTCTGGGGGGGACACTTTTGGTGGGACAGTACTCGTCTGGGCAGTTGCTCTGGCCTCTTGTTGCCTTCTGTCTTGGTTCGAGTGCCAGCTACATTCTCAATGATATCTGCGATGTCGAGCAGGACAGACTTCATGCCCGCAAAAAACACCGTCCCCTGGCGGCGGGGAAGGTCGGGATTCATCGGGCCGTAGTTCTGGCGGTTGTTTTTGTGGTGGTGGCGGCTGCCTGTGCCTGGTGGGTATCGGCCGGATTTCTGATGTTTCTGTTGCTGTACCTGGGAATTTCGCTCTCCTACTCGCTGTGGCTGAAGGACTTGCCGCTGATCGAGCTTTTTTGCGTGGTCAGCGGTTTTGTGCTGCGGCTTCTGGCCGGCGGCGAGGCTTATGGGGTGGTGATTTCCGACTGGCTGTTCCTCAGCGTTTTTCTGCTGGCGCTTTTTCTGGTTAGTGGGAAAAGGCTCAGTGAATTGCGTTATGAGGGGGGAGAGACGCCGGGTCATATTCGCCCCGTACTGACCTGTTATCCGAAAGGATTCTTGGAAGGATGCATGTTGTTGTCCGGATCCGCGGTTCTTGTTACCTACACGATGTATGTCATCAGTCACCAGAGCACGATCTGGGTTGTTCCGCTGAGTTGTTTCGGCCTGTTGGCGTTCTGGATGCGAGTACTTTCAGGCAGGGGGGGGGATCCGACCAGGGCACTGTTAAGAGACCCTATTTTGTTCATTGTCGGGTTCTTGTGGGTACTGCTGGTGGGGTGGGGTATTTATGTAGGGTCTTGA